In the genome of Segatella copri, one region contains:
- a CDS encoding choice-of-anchor J domain-containing protein, protein MKHYKYSAILLAAMTCGAVWASVDALTDGKKGEGEKVKPSENFVAQSRKAPVVRYTKMKVEGNAEGVPYGLQLMGVSDKTVKLSWISPEKTDGYFDDFENHQDFAINSAGNVGWSYIDADNNNTYTWQACAFPTQGQKMAFVVMNPWETSPAVNENPNFQPYSGKKMLVDFSSIDDKNNDYIISPELNFDQDFQFSFMARSYKIEGGNFAAERVRVGYSTTGKRPSDFKYVNEGPYVELPAAWTLVKYTIPKEAKYVTINCVSEGGFMMMLDDIFVGTNKIRPTQSKKQLAAANPVVGFNVYRDGKKVNEAPMDSARFTDNVPDYADYTYTVTAVHQNGQESAQSEPLKVTVPDIRLLPFEDDFDDWTLHADKWTTVNLDNNKESKWSIDYYEYGLVDPSATYSWSALTNYNQALETRELNTPNKDNTYLRFNLRLRNSEQTNVDYMEVELSCDGGKTWEGLDVFDNYSGGFDWTTYTYPIGEYLSNNLFKIRFRAHGDDAKWINYWYVDDVKVWNPVWAKGQLSVKTPSGTISRCPVTLTGDNGAVISETTDKNGVLKLDQIEEGTYTVSIIREGYNEYKGTWTVKADGTNNFTANLEAPKVALSANTVSADLEAEANITKNFTIKNEGNGPLTWYLKENTNKGTGDISHRWETMPSWNTSGDLQKSIAFDGEYYYTTSSIELGKFWKYDKNGKFIEQFSIPEMYYKLYDLAFDGRYFYGSDWSNRIFKLDFDNRRIVDIITVGGVSDLKITHCTYDPVYDGFWIGTFTTIGLVDRKGKFIRKMSALTTDGNIAVYGSAYDDVTPGGPYLWLSDMTAESSDKFDKLQLRQYDIAKGTLTDVKHVLTDVPGYVMGGQTTGQNYVCGLFSSMDVVPGKLVLMGTLNQSPNLVFSYTLAETNKWLNLSPKHGTLEPGAEQVINVGLDALEAKKGDSYATTATLFTNPELEAQNISFKLNATSESSAPRPLSLKAEPKAASTVLTWAKGNGAAVADGYNVYRNHVKVNAAPVKEMQFTDTKLVYGKYSYQVTAVYNGKESAKSDSVVAFVNEGAQYYAPLNLTSSIKNNKNVHLNWDSPLLEAAHRDTMSWATGKHEDELGLASGGYFFAGAKWDAEDYIPYRNKKVSSVSIQLVNTVTYLAPRIYEDGKIIYSKKYRGEIKYDGSFTDIPLDKDIILKPGHSYIFAFQIMNDADVHPLSLDNSKAVNGKGNLLSVDGKTWFTAAESAINGNLNIRVNVAPNSNDTEATPVGYNIYRDGVKVNSTPVAGQSFDDVLSNAGTYSYQVTSVYADGGESEFGGKTSVEAYAIENQTAPHHLDATVTRNRDISLRWDAPTVSEMSIPADLAKRPVTTDAAMPEFVREFDGAKSSMAVATDGKYIYTSIYNEDGRIDVYSMDGKKVKSCVVSDIDGIRNLAYDGQYLYAGDYSTKIHVINPVTMKLMKSIDISEYSRHLAYIPTLDGGKGGFEVGDWETSIYMAKDGSKLATGPVLKGASGTAYYDGKLYAFEQGNEANAYTIGIYDMASGERVGSLDMGKYLEIDNISSYKAGGMSSFVSPEGITYMLLALQRQGKATKFIVLDMGGLNTVAGYNVYRNGEKLNGEPLTRRFYQETVSQEGNYDYSVETVYIDGTTSAKSAVATAAIVASGEAKVPENVQAVQSTYGYNVLLSFKDPDMYKAAASVNSFESSVDGTEVFGAEGESYKSNWTVSSDYSFDGSKSIVAGQKAEAFGVVKAENMKYVRLAARNADDHKGNGTFEIYYSVGGTHRDNFIRLQTVTTTEQWQDVMCELPEGTEYIGLAKAAGNPDLYIDGVSFYKEAPQTDCYGFDIYRNGEKITASPVQGISYVDHNLLIGHYDYQVKLVTKNSAESELSDAVSLDLYYDNGSLAPTTLRVENNGDSRNLTWQTPALGEPIYLRWHNGNCYDAAGQPNGGAFFAGVNWFAEDLKEYGHLALSDVEVYINQIPDALYVLVYQNNTLVRQQFVPSLKEYAFNTIHLDEPLPIDPTKSLRVAVYVEHNKITVPLGYDKGPARSGRGDLYSSDGISWSTMEDSGADIDANWNISIGLSPYAPANSMKARKQGAEVLTFKPKANASAASLKVAHVAQGATSQKNAFLGYNVYLNGDKLNNSYISGNSYTDKSSVVGNYLEYQVAAAYSVTGEQYSNKVTLVVTGIDGVTADKLKVTVAGSTLRIVGAHTGDKVAVYAADGKMVAHSVVTDDYVQNISLSSLTAGTYIVKVGHDTVKVRVSRR, encoded by the coding sequence ATGAAACATTATAAATATTCTGCCATCTTGTTGGCGGCAATGACCTGCGGAGCAGTATGGGCTTCGGTGGATGCGCTGACTGATGGAAAGAAGGGTGAAGGCGAAAAGGTGAAGCCATCGGAGAATTTCGTGGCTCAGTCTCGCAAGGCACCTGTCGTTCGCTATACCAAGATGAAGGTGGAAGGCAATGCCGAAGGTGTGCCTTACGGACTCCAACTGATGGGTGTGAGCGACAAGACGGTGAAGTTGAGCTGGATTTCACCAGAAAAGACCGATGGCTACTTCGATGATTTCGAGAATCATCAGGACTTCGCCATCAATTCAGCCGGTAACGTGGGCTGGTCGTATATCGACGCCGATAATAACAATACCTATACCTGGCAGGCTTGTGCCTTCCCAACTCAGGGTCAGAAGATGGCTTTCGTGGTCATGAACCCTTGGGAAACCTCTCCTGCGGTGAACGAGAATCCAAATTTCCAGCCTTATTCTGGCAAGAAGATGCTGGTGGATTTCAGTTCTATCGACGATAAGAACAACGACTACATCATTTCGCCAGAGTTGAACTTCGACCAGGACTTCCAGTTTAGTTTCATGGCTCGCAGTTACAAGATCGAGGGCGGCAACTTTGCCGCTGAGCGTGTTCGCGTAGGTTATTCTACCACCGGCAAGCGTCCTTCCGACTTCAAGTATGTGAACGAAGGCCCATACGTGGAACTTCCTGCGGCTTGGACACTCGTGAAATATACCATTCCTAAGGAGGCAAAGTATGTAACCATCAACTGCGTTTCTGAGGGTGGCTTCATGATGATGCTCGACGACATCTTCGTGGGAACCAACAAGATTCGTCCTACCCAGAGCAAGAAACAGCTGGCTGCTGCCAACCCTGTGGTAGGCTTCAACGTATATCGTGACGGCAAGAAGGTGAACGAGGCTCCGATGGATTCTGCACGCTTCACTGATAATGTGCCAGACTATGCTGACTATACCTATACGGTGACTGCCGTTCATCAGAATGGTCAGGAGTCTGCCCAGAGTGAACCTCTGAAGGTCACCGTTCCGGATATCCGCCTGTTGCCTTTCGAGGACGACTTCGACGACTGGACGCTCCATGCCGACAAGTGGACTACCGTGAACCTCGACAACAACAAGGAGAGCAAGTGGTCTATCGACTACTACGAGTATGGATTGGTTGACCCATCCGCTACCTACAGCTGGTCGGCTTTGACCAATTACAACCAGGCACTGGAGACCCGCGAGCTGAATACTCCAAACAAGGACAATACCTATCTGCGCTTCAACCTGCGTCTCCGCAACAGTGAGCAGACCAATGTTGACTACATGGAGGTAGAGTTGAGCTGCGATGGCGGAAAGACCTGGGAAGGTCTCGATGTATTCGACAACTACTCTGGTGGCTTCGATTGGACAACTTATACCTATCCTATCGGTGAATATCTGAGCAATAACCTGTTCAAAATCCGTTTCCGTGCGCATGGCGACGATGCCAAGTGGATTAACTATTGGTACGTAGACGATGTGAAGGTATGGAACCCGGTTTGGGCGAAGGGACAGCTGAGTGTCAAGACTCCATCTGGCACCATCTCCAGATGTCCTGTTACCCTGACTGGCGATAACGGCGCTGTAATCAGCGAGACTACCGATAAGAATGGTGTGCTCAAGCTCGACCAGATAGAGGAGGGTACTTATACCGTAAGTATCATCCGTGAGGGCTACAACGAGTATAAGGGTACATGGACCGTCAAGGCCGATGGTACCAACAACTTCACAGCCAATCTGGAGGCTCCAAAGGTAGCGCTTTCTGCCAACACCGTGAGTGCAGACCTGGAGGCTGAGGCTAACATCACCAAGAACTTCACCATCAAGAACGAGGGTAACGGTCCTTTGACCTGGTATCTCAAGGAGAATACCAACAAGGGCACCGGCGACATCTCTCACCGCTGGGAGACCATGCCATCATGGAACACCTCCGGCGACTTGCAGAAGTCTATCGCCTTCGATGGTGAGTATTACTATACCACCTCTTCCATCGAGTTGGGTAAGTTCTGGAAGTACGATAAGAACGGTAAGTTCATCGAGCAGTTCTCTATTCCTGAGATGTATTACAAGCTCTACGACCTTGCCTTCGACGGCCGCTACTTCTACGGCAGTGACTGGTCAAACCGTATCTTCAAGCTCGATTTCGACAACCGCCGCATCGTGGATATCATCACCGTGGGTGGTGTTTCCGACCTGAAGATTACCCACTGTACCTACGATCCTGTCTACGACGGCTTCTGGATTGGTACCTTTACAACCATCGGATTGGTTGACCGCAAGGGTAAGTTCATCCGTAAGATGTCTGCCTTGACTACTGATGGCAACATCGCTGTATATGGTTCAGCCTACGATGACGTAACCCCTGGAGGTCCATACCTCTGGTTGTCTGATATGACTGCTGAGTCTTCAGATAAGTTTGATAAGTTGCAGCTCCGTCAGTATGACATCGCCAAGGGTACCCTGACCGATGTGAAGCACGTATTGACCGATGTTCCTGGTTATGTAATGGGTGGTCAGACCACCGGTCAGAACTATGTCTGCGGTCTGTTCTCTTCTATGGATGTAGTTCCAGGCAAGTTGGTTCTGATGGGAACTCTCAACCAGAGTCCTAACCTGGTATTCAGCTATACCCTGGCAGAGACCAACAAGTGGCTCAACCTCTCTCCTAAGCATGGTACGCTGGAGCCGGGTGCTGAGCAGGTAATCAACGTAGGTCTCGATGCCTTGGAGGCAAAGAAGGGCGACAGCTATGCTACAACAGCTACTCTGTTCACCAACCCAGAGTTGGAAGCACAGAACATCAGCTTCAAGCTGAATGCCACATCTGAGTCTTCTGCTCCACGTCCGTTGAGCCTGAAGGCTGAGCCTAAGGCTGCTTCTACCGTCCTCACATGGGCTAAGGGCAATGGTGCAGCTGTGGCAGATGGATATAATGTATATCGCAACCACGTGAAGGTGAATGCTGCTCCAGTGAAGGAGATGCAGTTCACGGATACCAAGCTGGTTTACGGCAAGTATTCTTATCAGGTGACAGCGGTTTACAATGGCAAGGAGTCGGCAAAGAGCGATTCTGTAGTAGCCTTCGTCAACGAGGGCGCTCAGTATTATGCTCCTCTCAACCTCACTTCAAGCATCAAGAACAACAAGAATGTTCACCTGAACTGGGATTCTCCATTGTTAGAGGCTGCCCATCGTGATACCATGAGCTGGGCTACCGGCAAGCATGAGGATGAGCTGGGTCTGGCTTCAGGCGGTTACTTCTTCGCAGGTGCCAAGTGGGATGCTGAGGATTATATTCCTTACCGCAACAAGAAGGTTTCTTCTGTTTCCATCCAGTTGGTTAACACAGTTACCTATCTTGCACCTCGTATCTATGAGGATGGTAAGATTATCTACAGCAAGAAATATAGAGGCGAAATCAAGTATGACGGTTCATTCACCGATATTCCATTGGATAAGGATATTATCCTGAAGCCAGGACATTCTTATATCTTCGCATTCCAGATCATGAACGATGCGGATGTACATCCTCTGAGTCTCGACAACAGCAAGGCTGTGAATGGCAAGGGTAACCTGCTCTCTGTGGATGGCAAGACCTGGTTTACTGCAGCTGAGTCGGCTATTAACGGTAACTTGAACATCCGCGTAAACGTGGCTCCTAACAGCAACGATACCGAGGCAACCCCTGTGGGTTACAACATCTATCGTGATGGCGTGAAGGTGAACAGCACTCCTGTGGCTGGTCAGTCATTCGATGACGTTCTCTCTAACGCAGGTACCTACAGCTATCAGGTAACATCTGTATATGCTGATGGCGGTGAGTCTGAGTTTGGCGGCAAGACTTCTGTTGAGGCTTATGCCATCGAGAACCAGACGGCTCCTCATCATCTGGATGCCACTGTAACCCGCAACCGCGACATCTCACTCCGTTGGGATGCTCCTACCGTTTCAGAGATGTCAATCCCTGCAGATTTGGCTAAGCGTCCTGTTACAACCGATGCAGCTATGCCTGAGTTCGTAAGAGAATTCGACGGTGCGAAGTCTTCTATGGCTGTGGCTACCGACGGCAAGTACATCTATACCTCTATATATAACGAGGATGGTAGAATCGACGTTTACTCTATGGATGGCAAGAAGGTGAAGAGCTGCGTGGTAAGCGATATCGACGGTATCCGTAACCTGGCTTACGATGGTCAGTATCTCTATGCAGGCGACTACAGCACCAAGATACATGTCATCAATCCTGTTACCATGAAGTTGATGAAGAGCATCGATATCTCTGAGTACTCACGCCACTTGGCTTACATCCCAACACTGGATGGCGGCAAGGGCGGCTTCGAGGTTGGTGACTGGGAGACCAGCATCTACATGGCTAAGGATGGCAGCAAATTGGCTACAGGTCCTGTCCTGAAGGGTGCTTCCGGCACAGCTTACTACGATGGCAAGCTCTATGCTTTCGAGCAGGGCAATGAGGCGAATGCCTATACCATCGGCATCTATGATATGGCAAGCGGTGAGCGTGTAGGCTCGCTCGATATGGGCAAGTATCTTGAGATTGACAACATCTCTTCTTACAAGGCAGGTGGTATGTCTTCGTTCGTATCTCCAGAGGGCATCACTTACATGTTGCTCGCTCTGCAGCGTCAGGGTAAGGCTACCAAGTTCATCGTTCTGGATATGGGCGGCTTGAACACAGTGGCAGGTTACAATGTATATCGCAATGGCGAGAAACTGAATGGCGAACCTCTTACCCGCCGTTTCTATCAGGAAACCGTGAGTCAGGAGGGCAATTACGACTACAGCGTAGAGACCGTTTATATTGATGGTACTACTTCGGCTAAGTCGGCTGTTGCCACAGCTGCTATCGTGGCTTCTGGTGAGGCTAAGGTTCCTGAGAATGTACAGGCTGTGCAGTCAACATACGGTTACAACGTGCTCCTCTCGTTTAAGGATCCTGATATGTACAAGGCTGCAGCTTCCGTGAACTCATTCGAGTCTTCTGTAGATGGTACAGAGGTATTCGGTGCTGAGGGCGAGAGCTACAAGTCAAACTGGACGGTAAGTTCCGACTACTCATTCGATGGCAGCAAGTCGATTGTTGCCGGTCAGAAGGCTGAGGCATTCGGTGTTGTAAAGGCAGAGAATATGAAGTATGTTCGTCTTGCAGCAAGAAATGCTGATGACCATAAGGGTAATGGTACATTCGAGATCTATTATTCTGTAGGTGGTACTCACCGTGACAACTTCATCCGTCTGCAGACTGTGACAACCACAGAGCAGTGGCAGGATGTGATGTGCGAGTTGCCTGAGGGTACAGAGTACATCGGCTTGGCTAAGGCTGCGGGTAATCCAGACCTGTATATCGACGGTGTAAGCTTCTACAAGGAGGCACCTCAGACCGACTGCTACGGATTCGATATCTATCGCAACGGCGAGAAAATTACCGCTTCTCCAGTACAGGGCATCTCTTATGTAGACCACAACCTGCTGATTGGTCATTATGATTATCAGGTGAAGCTGGTTACCAAGAACTCTGCCGAGAGCGAGTTGAGCGATGCAGTGAGTCTCGATCTCTATTATGACAATGGTAGTCTGGCTCCAACCACCCTTCGTGTGGAGAACAATGGAGACAGCAGAAACCTGACCTGGCAGACTCCTGCCCTGGGTGAGCCTATCTACTTGCGTTGGCACAATGGCAACTGCTACGATGCAGCCGGTCAGCCTAACGGTGGTGCCTTCTTTGCAGGAGTCAACTGGTTTGCTGAGGATTTGAAGGAATACGGTCATCTGGCATTGAGCGATGTAGAGGTTTACATCAATCAGATTCCTGATGCTCTCTATGTATTGGTATATCAGAACAACACGTTGGTTCGCCAGCAGTTTGTTCCAAGCTTGAAGGAGTATGCCTTCAATACCATTCATCTTGACGAGCCACTCCCAATCGACCCTACCAAGAGTCTCCGTGTGGCAGTATATGTAGAGCACAATAAGATTACAGTGCCTCTGGGTTACGATAAGGGCCCTGCTCGCAGTGGTCGTGGCGACCTTTATTCTTCTGATGGTATCTCATGGAGTACGATGGAGGATTCTGGTGCTGATATCGATGCCAACTGGAACATTTCCATCGGTTTGAGTCCATACGCTCCTGCCAACTCAATGAAGGCTAGAAAGCAGGGTGCTGAGGTTCTCACATTCAAGCCAAAGGCGAATGCATCTGCTGCATCATTGAAGGTGGCTCATGTGGCTCAGGGCGCAACTTCTCAGAAGAATGCCTTCCTGGGTTACAATGTATATCTGAATGGTGACAAGCTGAACAACAGCTATATCTCTGGTAATTCATACACAGATAAGTCTTCTGTGGTTGGCAATTATCTTGAGTATCAGGTAGCAGCCGCTTATTCTGTTACGGGTGAGCAGTATTCTAACAAGGTAACTCTTGTTGTTACTGGCATTGATGGTGTAACAGCCGATAAGCTGAAGGTTACAGTTGCCGGCAGCACATTGCGTATCGTGGGTGCTCATACAGGCGACAAGGTAGCTGTTTATGCTGCTGATGGCAAGATGGTAGCCCATAGTGTTGTTACAGATGATTACGTTCAGAACATTTCATTGTCATCACTGACAGCCGGCACATACATTGTGAAGGTAGGTCATGATACCGTGAAGGTTCGTGTATCTCGCAGATAA
- a CDS encoding LytR/AlgR family response regulator transcription factor: protein MAIKILIVEDEKRMYNYLKKMLLKIDASYDITGPITNVAELRDTLQNEEHYDLLVSDVRINGGTCFNAFEVVRPKMPVIFVTAYDEYALKAFKSNGIAYVQKPVEEEELREALEKAKKMLSPENEIDKILAMLQPPAKQYRERFLIPKGDQFQIVNSFAISYLEVDGKGAIAHLSDTSLINIPESLNELENELDPKMFFRCSRQYLINIEDIVKIESTWNAKLILKLRRFPDVEFEVSRDRVKELKEKLNQ from the coding sequence ATGGCAATAAAAATATTAATCGTAGAAGACGAAAAGCGAATGTACAACTATCTCAAGAAGATGCTCTTAAAGATAGATGCCAGCTATGACATAACAGGTCCAATTACTAATGTAGCAGAATTAAGAGATACGTTGCAGAATGAGGAGCACTACGATCTACTCGTCTCCGACGTACGAATTAATGGTGGCACCTGCTTCAATGCCTTTGAGGTGGTACGTCCCAAGATGCCAGTAATCTTCGTTACCGCCTACGACGAGTATGCGCTTAAAGCCTTCAAGAGCAACGGCATTGCCTACGTACAGAAGCCTGTGGAAGAGGAAGAACTTAGAGAAGCTCTAGAGAAAGCCAAGAAAATGTTATCTCCAGAAAACGAGATTGACAAAATCCTTGCCATGCTTCAGCCTCCTGCCAAGCAATACCGCGAGCGATTCCTTATACCAAAAGGTGATCAATTTCAGATAGTAAACAGTTTTGCCATCAGCTACCTGGAGGTAGACGGCAAGGGAGCCATTGCTCACCTAAGCGACACCTCATTAATAAACATTCCTGAGAGTCTGAACGAACTGGAAAATGAGCTAGACCCCAAAATGTTCTTTCGCTGTAGCCGACAATACCTTATCAATATCGAGGACATCGTCAAAATAGAAAGTACATGGAATGCTAAGCTTATCCTAAAACTACGTAGATTCCCAGACGTAGAATTCGAGGTAAGCCGTGACCGTGTGAAGGAACTGAAGGAGAAGCTGAACCAATAA